One stretch of Prunus persica cultivar Lovell chromosome G1, Prunus_persica_NCBIv2, whole genome shotgun sequence DNA includes these proteins:
- the LOC18788963 gene encoding uncharacterized protein LOC18788963: MDDSFRVRAEKVFGSLPSSTSTTSSLQVQSSPWSVTGDEVERREWRRGTDADSSDRDQTPCSSSFLEDEWGIRASIGLDPTLDYEDEEDEYDKVAAGTEGLGDRLFMNEVTHHGSYLNSHNVLHGSNKDPRANFLAARLRLKEDDAEARKLNSPAASASQVKEQLVKSPEDVGQPKSILKRKDNTSVVKAQKRVRFNPGCVTHCDSEESPEILEDFDMGSSDVNGMDSDNGSGLAPNASGVPDYLVNPSKYTRYSFDTTTEVDEDGNTRAFMDYLSHPKSSNTDSRSEMEDASAQLPKSVTFVSKKKTADGNAVNDINNMKQDDEDDRKPSLNRASFPVGIAAVEVQSEDSAVEEEGSAPNPADFSGCLETPGRKYRTKSLSDESDS; encoded by the exons ATGGACGACAGCTTCAGAGTCCGGGCAGAGAAGGTTTTCGGATCGCTCCCTTCGTCGACCTCGACCACTTCGTCTCTGCAAGTGCAATCCTCTCCCTGGTCCGTCACCGGCGACGAGGTCGAGCGCAGAGAATGGAGGCGCGGTACGGACGCCGACTCATCTGACAGGGACCAAACGCCGTGTTCATCGTCGTTTTTGGAAGACGAATGGGGAATCAGAGCGTCGATAGGCTTGGATCCCACTCTGGATTACgag GATGAGGAAGATGAATATGACAAAGTGGCTGCGGGCACAGAAGGTCTTGGTGACCGATTGTTCATGAACGAGGTTACCCATCATGGGTCTTATTTAAACTCCCACAATGTGCTTCATGGTAGCAATAAAGATCCACGTGCCAATTTTCTGGCTGCAAGACTTAGGCTGAAAGAGGATGATGCTGAAGCTCGAAAATTGAATTCTCCTGCGGCTTCTGCTTCACAAGTTAAGGAGCAGCTTGTTAAATCACCTGAAGATGTTGGCCAGCCAAAGTCTATATTGAAAAGGAAAGACAATACCTCGGTTGTGAAGGCGCAGAAACGTGTCAGGTTTAATCCTGGTTGTGTAACTCATTGTGATTCTGAAGAGTCACCAGAAATACTTGAAGACTTTGATATGGGCTCTTCTGATGTAAATGGAATGGATTCAGATAATGGTTCTGGGTTGGCTCCTAATGCTTCTGGTGTTCCTGATTATTTAGTGAATCCTTCCAAGTATACACGGTATAGCTTTGATACAACAACTGAAGTTGATGAAGATGGCAACACCCGAGCTTTTATGGACTACCTTAGTCACCCTAAGAGTTCAAATACAGATTCAAGATCAGAGATGGAGGATGCTTCAGCTCAACTGCCCAAGTCTGTGACCTTtgtttcaaagaaaaagacagcAGATGGTAATGCAGTAAACGATATCAACAATATGAAGCAAGACGATGAAGATGACAGGAAGCCGTCCTTAAACCGAGCAAGCTTCCCTGTTGGCATTGCAGCTGTTGAAGTCCAAAGTGAAGATAGTGCAGTGGAGGAAGAAGGGTCGGCACCAAACCCAGCAGATTTTAGTGGTTGTTTAGAAACACCTGGTCGGAAGTATCGAACAAAATCATTGTCGGATGAGTCCGATTCTTGA
- the LOC18791961 gene encoding histone-lysine N-methyltransferase, H3 lysine-9 specific SUVH4, with translation MGALKNSTAQRRVSPRLQNLPDYQRPYYGPSPKRTSDSAQNDAVAKKKPKVEKPSAPAQKSAPNAKSSKEKEKVEAQNGKSETKTGPDVEDGGADFFAPDGRLTDENGVSFTARLKETLRLFNLHYLHFIQEEEKRCSKLENGTACCDDLKEPSRRPENDSACDDKRQSKRPDLKAISKMLSNNEILYPERKIGHVPGIEVGHQFFSRAEMVAVGFHAHWLNGIDYIGESRGKEKYKCYTLPLAVSIVMSGQYEDDVDNKEEVIYTGQGGHDLLGDKKQIKHQVLLRGNLALKNNMEQSIPVRVIRGHKCVNSYSKKVYTYDGLYKVVDYWADKGAAGFDVFKYCLKRDGGQPKLLSKQVHFIRGRGSKVQPEIPGLVCEDICNGQENICIPATNVIDVPPMAPEGLTYTKSIKVAKDVNIPSSAPGCSCKGNCTNPLTCSCAKLNGSDFPYVARDGGRLIEPKAVVFECGPNCGCGPDCVNRTSQRGLNYRLEVYRTADKGWAVRSWDFIPSGAPVCEYTGVLRKNDDLDSVSENDYIFEIDCWHTMNGIGGREKRLCDVSIPNGDAEKGFSKLSESEPEFCIDAGSYGNVARYINHSCEPNLFVQCVLSSHHDVRLARVVLFAADNIPPLQELTYDYGYELDSVVGPDGNIKKLLCYCGVDGCRKRLY, from the exons ATGGGTGCGTTGAAGAACTCCACTGCCCAGCGTAGGGTTAGCCCTCGACTGCAGAACCTTCCCGACTATCAACGGCCCTACTATGGTCCCAGTCCGAAACGGACATCCGACTCCgcccaaaacgacgccgttgcAAAGAAGAAACCCAAAGTTGAGAAACCCTCAGCACCGGCGCAAAAGTCTGCGCCTAACGCGAAATCGagtaaggaaaaagaaaaagttgaagCTCAAAATGGAAAGAGCGAGACCAAGACTGGGCCGGATGTGGAAGATGGTGGTGCGGATTTTTTTGCCCCTGATGGACGTTTGACTGATGAAAACGGTGTAAGCTTCACGGCACGCTTGAAAGAGACGCTCAGACTTTTTAATTTGCATTACCTTCACTTTATTCAG GAAGAGGAGAAAAGATGCAGTAAGCTGGAG AACGGAACTGCATGTTGTGATGATCTTAAGGAGCCTTCCAGGAGACCTGAG AATGATAGTGCATGTGACGATAAGAGGCAGTCCAAGAGACCTGATCTGAAGGCAATTTCTAAG ATGCTGAGCAACAATGAAATTTTATACCCTGAACGAAAAATTGGTCATGTCCCAG GTATTGAGGTCGGGCATCAATTTTTCTCTCGGGCTGAAATGGTGGCTGTAGGGTTTCATGCACACTGGTTAAATGGAATCGATTACATAGGAGAATCTAGAGGCAAG GAGAAATACAAATGCTATACCTTACCACTCGCAGTATCAATTGTGATGTCCGGCCAATATGAAGATGATGTTGATAACAAAGAAGAAGTTATCTATACTGGTCAAGGTGGACATGATTTACTTGGTGATAAAAAGCAAATTAAACATCAAGTTTTGCTTCGAGGTAATTTGGCTCTTAAG AATAATATGGAGCAGTCAATTCCTGTTAGAGTCATCCGTGGACATAAATGTGTGAATAGTTATAGTAAGAAAGTTTATACGTATGATGGACTATACAAG GTTGTCGATTATTGGGCTGATAAGGGTGCTGCTGGATTTGACGTGTTTAAGTACTGTTTAAAGCGAGATGGAGGACAACCCAAATTGCTCAGCAAACAG gtTCATTTTATTCGTGGCCGAGGGTCTAAAGTTCAGCCTGAAATACCTGG GTTGGTGTGCGAGGACATCTGTAATGGTCAAGAAAATATATGCATTCCTGCTACCAATGTCATTGATGTTCCTCCTATGGCGCCTGAAG GCCTTACATATACTAAATCTATTAAAGTTGCAAAAGATGTGAACATTCCATCGAGTGCTCCTGGGTGCAGTTGCAAAGGAAATTGTACCAATCCACTGACTTGCTCTTGTGCTAAACTCAATGGCTCAGATTTTCCTTACGTTGCTCGAGATGGTGGAAG ATTAATTGAACCGAAGGCTGTTGTGTTTGAGTGTGGTCCAAATTGCGGCTGTGGACCTGATTGTGTGAACCGTACATCTCAGAGGGGATTAAATTATCGACTTGAG GTATATCGGACAGCTGACAAAGGCTGGGCTGTTAGGTCTTGGGACTTTATTCCCTCTGGTGCACCAGTATGTGAATACACTGGAGTTCTTAGGAAGAATGATGACCTAGACAGCGTCTCAGAGAATGactatatatttgaaattgattgcTGGCATACAATGAACGGGATTGGGGGAAGAGAG AAGCGATTGTGCGATGTGTCTATTCCAAATGGTGATGCTGAGAAAGGATTTAGCAAGCTATCAGAAAGTGAGCCTGAGTTTTGCATAGATGCCGGTTCCTACGGTAACGTTGCTAGATATATCAATCACAGCTGCGAGCCTAACCTCTTTGTCCAGTGTGTTTTGAGCTCTCATCATGATGTTAGGCTAGCTAGAGTCGTGCTATTTGCTGCAGATAATATACCTCCGTTGCAG GAACTTACATATGACTATGGTTATGAACTCGACAGTGTAGTTGGTCCTGATGGAAACATAAAGAAGTTGCTTTGCTATTGTGGTGTAGATGGCTGTCGAAAGCGTTTGTACTAG
- the LOC18789729 gene encoding trihelix transcription factor ASR3 yields MLMALEQQVSLNPVDGETNGVDARHPTSAETGDDASKAPRLPRWTRQEILVLINGKRYAESRGGGRTPRSDFGSGQAEPKWAAVSTYCKKHGVNRGPVQCRKRWSNLAGDFKKIREWEVQRKDETESFWVMRNDLRRERKLPGFFDKEVYDIMEAVPGAPISLALPGPTRVESEDVKEEGMTEEAENLFDSIQRPTEDGLFSDDESGRSPEKEVRFKEGPGSTTVISGPLPISEKQYKPIPQGCQGQGAADQKQPASIPEIGSTSQDRKRKRFTIDVDEETSNLQNQLIDVMERNGKVLSDYIHAQNSHSQLDREQRKEHSDSLIAVLNKLADAFMRIAEKL; encoded by the exons ATGCTCATGGCCTTGGAGCAGCAGGTGAGCCTGAACCCCGTTGACGGCGAAACTAACGGCGTTGACGCCCGCCACCCCACGTCAGCGGAGACCGGAGATGACGCCAGCAAGGCGCCGAGGCTGCCACGCTGGACGCGGCAGGAGATTCTCGTCCTCATAAACGGGAAGAGGTACGCCGAGAGCCGGGGCGGGGGGCGGACCCCGAGGTCGGACTTCGGGTCGGGTCAGGCGGAGCCGAAATGGGCCGCGGTCTCGACGTACTGCAAGAAGCACGGGGTGAACCGGGGACCGGTCCAGTGCCGGAAGCGGTGGAGCAATTTGGCGGGGGACTTCAAGAAGATCAGGGAGTGGGAGGTGCAGAGGAAGGACGAAACGGAGTCGTTTTGGGTGATGAGGAACGacctgaggagagagaggaagttGCCGGGGTTTTTCGATAAGGAGGTTTATGATATAATGGAGGCGGTTCCGGGTGCTCCGATTTCGCTCGCTCTACCGGGTCCGACCCGGGTGGAGTCCGAGGATGTGAAGGAGGAGGGGATGACTGAGGAGGCTGAGAACTTGTTTGATAGTATACAGAGGCCCACGGAGGACGGGTTGTTTTCCGACGATGAGTCGGGCCGGAGTCCTGAGAAGGAAGTCCGGTTCAAGGAGGGTCCGGGGAGTACCACAGTGATTTCAGGCCctttgccaatatcag AGAAGCAGTACAAACCAATACCTCAAGGATGCCAAGGACAAG GTGCAGCAGACCAAAAACAGCCAGCTTCAATACCTGAGATTGGATCTACTTCTCAAGACCGGAAGCGGAAACGTTTTACAATAGATGTAGACGAGGAAACATCCAATCTGCAGAATCAGTTGATTGATGTCATGGAAAGGAATGGCAAAGTGCTGTCTGACTATATCCATGCTCAGAATTCCCATTCGCAACTCGATCGGGAGCAGAGGAAGGAGCATTCTGATAGCTTAATTGCTGTTCTTAATAAGCTTGCAGATGCTTTTATGAGAATCGCTGAGAAATTGTAG